Below is a window of Candidatus Binatia bacterium DNA.
CGCCACGGTCCGCTCGGCGATGGCCAGGTTTCGCCGGATGTCGCCCGCGCGCGGATCGATCCGCTTCGCGGCGAGCAGGAACGCGGTCGCCTCGCCGATCGAGCCGCGCCCCAGCGCCGCGGTGCCCGCGTCGTAGAGGACGCCCGCGTCGCCGGTCATGCCGCCTCCCGCGCCAGCCGCTCGACGAACGTCCGCGCCCCGGCGATCGCCTCACTGGCGGCACCCGGCGTGGCCGGCGCGAACGCGATCCGCTCCAGCGATTCCAGATTCCGCCGCGCCTCCTCGACCATGGCCTCGCCGGCGCCCGCATCGAGAGCGCGACGCAGCGTCTCCTCCCGCGAGCGCCCCTCCACGTCGGCGCCGTAGCGGACCCCGAGCGACTCGCCCAGCATCGCCGCGGCCCGGGCCGCCGCCGACGCGGCCGGAAGGCCGGAGCCCTCGAGCGCGGCCAGCTCGCGCGCGAGACGCTCCAGCTCCGAGCGCCGGCGCCGCTTCGGGTCGAGCCGGGCGCGCCGGCGCGCGCCGGCCGCGAGCGCCGCGCCCGCGAGCGCCGCAAGCGATCCGGCGCCGAGGGCCGCCGCGCCGGCCGGAGGCCCCAGCGAGAGCGACCCCCGCGGACCGGGGGTTTTGCGCGGGGCCGCCGGCGGCTCCATCGGCGCGGCCGCGGCCAACGTGGAGTCGCCGCCCGCGACGACACGGATCGGGATCGAGTCGGAGGTCTGCGTGTGGAAGCGCCCGTCTTCCGGATCGAACCAGGAGAAGCGGATCGGCTCGATGGCGAAGGTGCCGGGGACCTCGGGAACGAACGCCTTCTCGTGGCGCCGCTCGCCGCGGACCTCGAGCCCCTCGTTGCGCGCGCTGACCGCGCCGGGCGATTCGAAGGAACGGAGCGGGAGCGACGCGCCGACGTCGGGATCGCCCGCGGTGTTCAGGTTTCCCGCGCCGCGGAGGATCGTGGTGACCGTGACCGGCTCGCCGGCGCGCGCGACGAGGCGGTCCACCCGGACGTCCATCGAGAGGCGGCCCACCGCGCCCCGGAAGCCCGGCGGAGCGCCCCCGGGCAGCGGGAGCACGGTGACCGTGGCACTCTCGGTCTGGAGGGGGATCGTTTCGATCTGCGTCTCGGGGAATCCGAGAAGGCTCCAGGGATCGGGCGCGGTGGTCGAGCGCGCGACGCGCGCCTCGATGCGGCCGGGGCCCAGCGTGAGCTTCCCCGTGCGCGTCGGGAAGTAGGCCACGTCCTGCTCGTAGGCGATGTAGTCCTCCTTGCCCACCCGCACGCGGCCGCGCTTCATCTCGCCGAGCGACTCCTTCCAGAAGCCGTTCGCCTCGGCCACCTCCCACATCGGGACCTCTTCCAGGCGGTCGCGCGCGAAGAGGACGAAGCGTGCCGTGATCTGCTGGTTCCAGTAGGCGCGGCGCCGGTCCACGACCAGCCGGACGAACATCTCGGGCAGGCTCTCGTCGCCCCACACCCGGGGAGGGATCGCTTCTCCGGGCGGCGCTCCCGGCGGACCGGGCGCCTGCGCGCCGGCACCCCCGACCTCCAGCACGATCGGCTGGGTCTGCGCGCGCGCTCCCCCGGAAACGATCGCCACGGGAGGAATCGTGTAGCGCCCCGGGGCCGCGGCGCTCACGAGAAAGATGCTCGTGGTCGAGCGCGAGAGATTCCCGTTCACCCAGGAGAAGTTCTGGGAGTTGGCGACGCGCACGATGTGGAGCCCCGGCACCGAGGGGAGGGCGTAATCGGGCAGGCTCACGCCGCGCGCCTCGGCGACCACGGTGATCTGCGCCTCCTCCCCTACCGCGACGTGGTTCTTGTCGAGCTGCGCCTCGATGAGCAGGCGCGGCGCCGCGGCGCGCCCCGGCGCGGGGGCGACCGCGGCAAGGAGAAGGAGAACGGCGGCAATCCCGTTCCGCGCACTACCAGTCACGGACGTTCTCCCGCCTGGGCTCGCTCTGCTGCTTCTCGCGCTGGCGATCCGAGCGCCGCTCCGACTCGAGCGCATCCAGCCAGAGTTCCGCGTCGGAACGGCTCGGGATCGGGCCCGACGCGGAGGGGGGCGTGTTCTGCCGGCCGGGAGAGGGCGGCGCGTTCGGCTGCGCATTGCCCCCACCTCCCCCGCCACCCGAGCCGGGACCGGTCGGACCCTTGGACCCGGAGCCTCCCTGGTTGGGCGGCGTGGGCGGCGGCTTCGCCTCGCGCAGGCGGCGGAGCGCCTCCTCGAGGTTCTTCTTCGCGTCGGCGCGGCGCGGGTCGGCGCGAAGCGACTCCTTGTAACCCTCGATCGCCGCGTCGAGCTGGTTCTTCCGGAGCGCGTCGTTGCCCAGGTTGAACGCGGCGGCGCTCCGCGCGGGAGCGCCGTGGAGCTTCATCGCGTCCCGGAACGCCGCCGCCGACGAGTCGGCCAGTCCCAGCTTCCGGAACGCGATCCCCTGGTCGTAGCGGACGGCGGCCGAGGTCGGCTGTTCCTGGCGCGCCTCGCCGAAGGAGTGGAGCGCCGCGGCGTCCTCTCCCTTCTTCAGCTGGCGCACGCCGCGCCGCGCGGGGCCGCCCCATTCGTAGAACGCCCCGAGCGTGCTCGCGGCGAGCAGGACCAGCACGAGGGCGCGCTTCACCGCTTCCTCCGCCGCGGCACGAGCCGCTCCAGCACGAGGAGCAGCCCCGCGCCCGCGGCAAACCACGCGAACCGCTCGTCGTAGGCGCGCACCGTCTGCCCGCGCGCCTCCACGCCCCCCTCGGAGCGCATCGCGTCGGCCAGGTGGAGCGCCGCGCGGCCGGTGCCGTCCCCGCGCTCGTAGGTGCCGCCACCACGCTTGGCGAGGTCGCGGAGGAGCGGCTCGTCCAGCTTCGTCTGCACGATGGTTCCCTCGGGATCGCGGCGCTTGCCGACCACGACCCCGGTCGAGTCCACGATCGGGATCGTCGCGCCCTGCGGCGTACCCATGCCGAGCGTGAAGAGGCGCGCGCCCGCGCCGCGCGCCATGCCCGCGGCCGCGCGCGGGTCGCCCTCGAGGTTTTCTCCGTCGCTCACGAGCAGGACGGCGCGGGGCCGCTCCCCCGGCCGGCGAAGGAGCATCGAGGCGAGCCGCACCGCGCCGGCGACGTTGCTCCCGGGCTCGTCCAGATCCTCGGGCACCGCGGTCTCGACCACGGACTCGAGCCCTTGCGTGTCGGTGGTGAGGGGACTCAGCACGCGCGCGTTCCCCGCGAACTCGACGACCCCGATGCCGGAGCCCTCGAGCGCCGAGAAGAGGGAGAGGAGCTCGCGCTTGGCGGCGCGCAGCCGGTCGGGACGGACGTCGCGCGCCTCCATGCTGTGGGAGAGGTCGAGCGCGATCACGAGATCCACCCCGCGCGAGGTGGTGGTCACGAGCCGGAAGCCGGCCTGGGGGCGCGCCATCCCCGCGATCGCGAGGGCGGCCGCAGCGAGCAGGAGCGCGTGCCGGGCCCATCGGAGCCCGGCGCCGGGCGTCTGGGCCCGCAGGCGGAGCATGCGCGGCTCCCCCAGCATCCGCTCCAGGCGCCCGCGCCGCCGCTCGGCGAACGCCAGCGCGAGCAGGAGGACCGGCACCAGCCAGAGCAGCGACAGGAGTTGAGGTTCGGCCCAGCGCACGAACGGCCTCCTAGGGGTAGCGGCGGAGCCAGGTCGCGCCGAGGAGCACGTCGAGGGCGAGCAGGATCAGCCCCGCGGCCAGGAACTTCGGCCCCGCCTCGGCCCATCGGGTGTACGAACGCATCTCCACGCGCGAGGGTTCCAGCGCGTCGATCTCGTGATAGACGCGGTCCAGGAGCTCGGCCGTGGTCGCCCGGAAGTAGCGGCCGTGCGTGGTGTCGGCGATCGCCTTCAGCGTCGTCTCGTCCACGTCGGAGCGCACCCAGATGTAGTGGCGTCCCAGCACCGGGTCGTCCACCGGGAAGGGCGCCTGTCCCTGGGTCCCGGCGCCGACCGTGTAGACGCGCACGCCCACCGCGGCCGCCAGTCGCGCCGCCGTGACCGGGTCGACCGAGCCCGCATTGTTGATCCCGTCGGTCAGCAGGACCAGCACCCGGCTCTTCCCTTTCGTCAGCCGGAGCCGTTCCGCCCCGAGCGCGATCGCCGAGCCCACCGCGGTACCGTCCGGAAGCATCCCGAAGTCGAGACCGTCGATCAACGCGTTCAGGCCGTCGTAGTCGAGCGTGACCGGCGAGATCAGCTCCGCGCGTCCCGCGAAGGCGACGAGGCCGATCCGATCGTGCTCCCGCCCGCGCACGAAGCGCTTCGCCACCTCCTTCGCGACGAAGAGACGGTTCTGCGGCCGGAAGTCCTCGCAGCGCATCGAGCCCGACACGTCGATGGCGAGCAGGATGTCGATCCCCTCGCTCACGATCTCGCGCACCTCGCGCCCGGCCTGGGGGCGCGCCGCGGCCACCAGGAAGAGCGCCGCCGCCAGGGGCGCGAGCCAGGGCGCCGCGGCCGCGGCCCAGGCTTTCGGGCCCCGGGCGGAGGGAACGAGCGCCAGGCTCGGCACCGGCAGCTCGGGGTCGCGGAGCCGGGCGCGCCGGCGCGCGAAGAGCCAGAGGAGCACGGCGGGAATCAGGAGCAGGAGCAGGAGCGGCTGGCCGAAGCGCACCGGTCAGCCCTTTCCCGCGCGGGCGGCCGGCGGGCCGGGCGGGGTCCCGCCCGATCCGGCGTCGGCGCTCTCGGCCGCGGCAGGGGTCCGCGCCGGCAGGCGCTCCGGAAGGCGCTCGGCCGTGTCCAGCACGTCGAGCGCTTCGTCCCAGCCGCCGCCGCGCCGCGCGAACTTGGCGAGATCGGCGCGGGAGAGCGCCCGCCGGAGCGCGTCCACGCCGTCGGGCGCGACCGATCCGCCCGCGCGAAGGTCGCGAACGATCTCCATCGTCGTGCGGTCGCGCGTCGTGATCCCGGTGGCCGCCGCCGCGTAGTCGCGGATGGCGAGCGAGAGCCGGTCATAGAAAGCGTCGCGCGGCATCGGCTCCCCCTCCGCGCGAAGGGTGGCGATCGCGCGGCGCAGCAGAACGTCGGGCGGCTCCGCGGGGACCGGCGGCGCCTCCCCGGGCTTTCGCCGCCGCCGGATCGCGCGCGCGATCAGGATCGCGGCGACGATCGCGAGGAGGAGGAGTGCCGCGGCGACCGCATAGTCCACGCGGCGCAGCTCGGGGGTGATCGGCCCCCGGTCGGGCAGCACGGTGCCGCTCGCGGCGCGCGTCAGGGAATCCACGGCGAGGGTGTCGGCCGGGAAGAGAAGCGTGTCGCGCGCGGTCCCGTACGCCACCGGAAGGCGCACGGCGGGAAGGGCGATGGGGCCCAGGCCGAAGCCGCGGACCTGGTAGGGCCAGCGATAGACCGCCCGGTCGGCCGCCCCCTTGGTCCCGCTCG
It encodes the following:
- a CDS encoding BatD family protein; this encodes MTGSARNGIAAVLLLLAAVAPAPGRAAAPRLLIEAQLDKNHVAVGEEAQITVVAEARGVSLPDYALPSVPGLHIVRVANSQNFSWVNGNLSRSTTSIFLVSAAAPGRYTIPPVAIVSGGARAQTQPIVLEVGGAGAQAPGPPGAPPGEAIPPRVWGDESLPEMFVRLVVDRRRAYWNQQITARFVLFARDRLEEVPMWEVAEANGFWKESLGEMKRGRVRVGKEDYIAYEQDVAYFPTRTGKLTLGPGRIEARVARSTTAPDPWSLLGFPETQIETIPLQTESATVTVLPLPGGAPPGFRGAVGRLSMDVRVDRLVARAGEPVTVTTILRGAGNLNTAGDPDVGASLPLRSFESPGAVSARNEGLEVRGERRHEKAFVPEVPGTFAIEPIRFSWFDPEDGRFHTQTSDSIPIRVVAGGDSTLAAAAPMEPPAAPRKTPGPRGSLSLGPPAGAAALGAGSLAALAGAALAAGARRRARLDPKRRRRSELERLARELAALEGSGLPAASAAARAAAMLGESLGVRYGADVEGRSREETLRRALDAGAGEAMVEEARRNLESLERIAFAPATPGAASEAIAGARTFVERLAREAA
- a CDS encoding VWA domain-containing protein, encoding MRWAEPQLLSLLWLVPVLLLALAFAERRRGRLERMLGEPRMLRLRAQTPGAGLRWARHALLLAAAALAIAGMARPQAGFRLVTTTSRGVDLVIALDLSHSMEARDVRPDRLRAAKRELLSLFSALEGSGIGVVEFAGNARVLSPLTTDTQGLESVVETAVPEDLDEPGSNVAGAVRLASMLLRRPGERPRAVLLVSDGENLEGDPRAAAGMARGAGARLFTLGMGTPQGATIPIVDSTGVVVGKRRDPEGTIVQTKLDEPLLRDLAKRGGGTYERGDGTGRAALHLADAMRSEGGVEARGQTVRAYDERFAWFAAGAGLLLVLERLVPRRRKR
- a CDS encoding VWA domain-containing protein, with amino-acid sequence MRFGQPLLLLLLIPAVLLWLFARRRARLRDPELPVPSLALVPSARGPKAWAAAAAPWLAPLAAALFLVAAARPQAGREVREIVSEGIDILLAIDVSGSMRCEDFRPQNRLFVAKEVAKRFVRGREHDRIGLVAFAGRAELISPVTLDYDGLNALIDGLDFGMLPDGTAVGSAIALGAERLRLTKGKSRVLVLLTDGINNAGSVDPVTAARLAAAVGVRVYTVGAGTQGQAPFPVDDPVLGRHYIWVRSDVDETTLKAIADTTHGRYFRATTAELLDRVYHEIDALEPSRVEMRSYTRWAEAGPKFLAAGLILLALDVLLGATWLRRYP